A genomic segment from Sciurus carolinensis chromosome 1, mSciCar1.2, whole genome shotgun sequence encodes:
- the LOC124964446 gene encoding histone H2B type 2-E, with amino-acid sequence MPEPAKSAPAPKKGSKKAVTKAQKKDGKKRKRSRKESYSIYVYKVLKQVHPDTGISSKAMGIMNSFVNDIFERIAGEASRLAHYNKRSTITSREIQTAVRLLLPGELAKHAVSEGTKAVTKYTSSK; translated from the coding sequence ATGCCTGAACCGGCCAAGTCCGCTCCGGCTCCCAAGAAGGGCTCCAAAAAAGCTGTTACCAAAGCCCAGAAGAAAGATGGCAAAAAGCGAAAGCGCAGCCGCAAGGAGAGTTACTCCATCTACGTGTACAAGGTGTTGAAGCAGGTCCACCCTGACACCGGCATCTCGTCCAAGGCCATGGGCATCATGAATTCCTTCGTCAACGACATCTTTGAGCGCATTGCTGGCGAAGCATCCCGCCTGGCGCATTACAACAAGCGCTCCACCATCACTTCTCGGGAGATCCAGACGGCAGTGCGCCTGCTGCTGCCGGGCGAGTTGGCCAAGCACGCAGTGTCTGAGGGCACCAAGGCGGTCACCAAGTACACCAGCTCCAAATGA